The genomic window CATTACATACCTGTCTTTGCTTCAGAAATTTTGTCACACGATGTCGAAGAAAGGAACTTTAACTTGACTTCTGTTATGATTGGTAATGGATTAACAGATCCTTTGACTCAATATAAATTTTATGAACCAATGGCATGCGGTAAAGGTGGTGAACCTGCTGTGTTATCCCCACAAGAATGTGATGCAATGACTGACTCTTTGGACCGTTGTTTGtcattaattgattcatGTTATAAGTCTGAATCTGTTTGGTCATGTGTTCCTGCTTCTATCTATTGTAACAATGCTCAATTGGCTCCATACCAACGTACTGGCAGAAACGTTTATGATATTAGAAAAGATTGTGAAGGTGGTAATCTATGTTACCCAGgattacaaaatattgatgattatttgaatttagatTATGTTCAAGAAGCCATCGGTGCAGAAGTTGATCATTTTGAATCGTGTAATTTCGATATTAACCGTAACTTCTTATTCAATGGTGATTGGATGAAACCATACCACAAAGCGGTTACTGGAATTTTGAACCAAGGTTTACCAGTATTGGTTTATGCTGGtgataaagattttatTTGTAATTGGTTAGGTAACAGGGCATGGACTGATGTTTTGCCATGGAAAGATTCTGAAGAATTTGCAAAACAACCAGTACGTAACTGGACTGCTTCTATTACAGATGAAGTCGCTGGTGAAGTTAAGAATTTCGGCAACTTAACCTATCTAAGAGTCTTCAATGGTGGACATATGGTCCCCTATGACGTTCCAAGAAATGCCTTAAGTATGTTGACTGAATGGGTATCTGGTAATTTTACACTATGATTTCTCGTTAAACAttcctttttctctttcttaCAGTTTAATTAAAAACATGGTTGGCAaggtaaattatttttagcATATTTGCTTAATCTACTTTCGTCgatcttttttttctttatttccGACGCCTCCCTCTTTCGCTTATATAtggttatatatatatatatatatattaattcagttttaaaaatatttttctctaTATATTCAGTATAAATTCTGGAACactatttatatttaatagtATCAATAATGGCTTAACCCAAAAGTCTCTGTATATCTATCTACCTTTAGAGttgttgatatttttgaagattttgattATGACGATTTTTTTAGAAAGTACGAAAATACGAAAAAATACAGAAATCCCATAAATCCCGAAAAGTTCAAGTAACAACAACTTGAAGCAACGTTTATGCAAGGGACTTCTTCCTACATTTAATTATTTGCTATCGTGAAACACTTTGTAATGcaatattcaaagaaacagacttattgaagaaagataCAACGACAACGTCTAAGCAAAAAAATGGTTGATCCTAAACTAGAAAAAGTACTTGAAGAGCGTAAACCACGTTTCTGGACCCTTTTCCAATGTGTTGTCGGTGCTCTAACATTGATGGCGGCTGTcgaatattttaaatattccacACGTATCCATTATGAATGGTTCCACTGCACACCAGTTATAGAAACCGTTGGTGGACCCAGTAGCTCAGTGATCAAGTTATATTCTCGTGGTGGTCCAAGTTGTGATAAAAGAGGTGAATTTAAAACTATCGTTAAAAGAATTACTAGAGATTATGAACCTGCAGAAGGTGCCATATCGTTTTGcataaatgaaaatgtcAATGTGCCTGCAGTACACTATCCAATTGATGAAAACAAGGGCGCTCCTGGTTATGTAGCATTTGTAGGATATGATTCTGATGGGAAAgatttaattgaacaaaTGTGTGAAGGTTCCACTATTCTTCATATGTGaaatgaaagaaagaatgGAAAGTTTTCTAATGTACTTTGAATAGTGTATATAAGGAAAAACATACTGCGTGTTCATCGCTAGTTTAAGTAATTTTGTCCCttaaaagaaagaaaacatatCAATTAACATTACATATGAACCTAGGCACTGTAAAGCCAAGAATGATAATTATTAAGTAGCACTTGGTGTTGAAGCATCGTCGTTCACACCGCTGTTATACATAGGGCATGCTTTATTAGTTTTTATATGACCAACTTGGCCACATGTAGCACAGCGCCTCGTcgtatttttattcttagTAACTTTACCGTCTTGCAAAGTCTTCTTCTTAGAGTTTTGACGTGctgttcttctttgttgTGATTTTTCAAGGTTGGCCAATTCATTTTGCAACAATTTCTTTTGcatttcaatatcttccaTATTCCCTATATTTGTCGTTTCTTGTTCTAAAAGTTTATTAACATCAAGATTTTCagctttcttcttttctttaccTTTCAAATAACCTTGAATGACACGTGGATCTCTAACGATAATTGTTTGTCTTTGGATAATTCCATTCGCGTCCCTTCGTTTTCTCACAATTTTTAATACTTTATTATCGTCTCTATGAGTCTTAACATGTTTGTTAGTCGGGTTAACAATATCAGgatcatcaatttcttcaaatggaTTTGTCACACTAAGACTTTTTGCATGAGTATACCATGTTTTACTGATTTCTCCCTCGTATGctttttgttgttctgCGACATTATAAGTATGTCCACCAGATCTCTTACCATCCATATGAGATCCTGATCTAATAAACCCACCTTTCATTGAAgtttttaaaaatgaaaaccCTTCTCCGACACCAGTTGGATCACCAGCTCCATGTATTTGGATCATGGCACGCATTTGTGTTGCATTTATGAAGTTTTTAGTAGCATTCCAAGGTAAAAGGTTTTCTTCTAATCgtttcaatttatcatcGAAATTAAACcattcattatcttcttgGAATTGAATACCTTGACTAGTTGTTTCTACTTCCGACACTTGTTCAGGGGTGATTAATTTCCTTGTATGTTCGTTATCTAATAACGTTTCACCTTCCTTCAATTTCCACAACCCTTTATCGGGACCATCACGTTGATATTTCATAAATTCTTTAACTTTTTGTCTATTTTGCCCATAATCTTGATCAGGAAAATGTTTATTAACAGGGTCAATGGAAATAGATCTACCTTGAGCTTTATTCAAAAGACGATAAACGATCATTCTTAATCTTGTTGTTTTCATTGATGTGAcctttcttgaatttggaCCAGGAATCTCTTCCACTGGGAAAGTTTGCCCCACTGCAAATAAATGATTGATACCCCTTATGTAAAATCTATTACTTACACCATGACCTGAACTTCTCACTAGTAAGAAATCTGTTCCTGATACATCATGTTTGAAAACTGGAGCACGAATCATATTATTGTATAAAGTGGGGACAATATGACCTGGTTCGACGAAACcaaaattccaaaatggAGATTTGTCTTGAACACCTAGGACATGAGTTTCACCCACTGGTAATTTGGGCCGTAGTGTGTCTTGATCAGAAGTCTTCctataataatttattaatttatttgcCATACCGAATTTAGATAATGCTAACGGAGTTTGTTCTGAATATTCCATAAGATATATAGGAGCTGTATCACCGATGGTTAAATCTTGAGTAGAAGCAAATGATTCTTTGATATCTTTACCCTTATCACGCTTACGTTTccttattttcaatttactAAATACAATGTTTGTTCCAGGACgtatattattaccaaaGTGGGGTCTATGGAAATATCTTACTTGTGATTTTGGTATGGAAACTTTATAATAAGGAGATTGTAACTTCAAAGCGGGTAATGAATGTTCAATGTTCAGGTTTGAAATAGTAGAACGAACCTTAGGTTGGTGGGTACGTTTTAGGATGTCGTATTCATTATCGTTggatatataaatttttgtTAAGATTGATCTTTCATTGAGTGGTGGAAGTAGCTTCGTATCGTTAATCATTGATGTGCGAGATTCATTTCTAATtagtaataaattttcatcattcatATTTAGTTCAGCTGTTTTAGCTTGTTTCAAATTAACATTAATTAGATTTTCTTCATTCCAATTCCAATCTTCATCGTTTTGCTCCAAAatgtttttcaaagatgATGGTATACCTGTAGATTCTTCGGATAATAAGGCACCTTTGCCATTAGCGTCATCACcgttaatgattttttcttggtCCCAGTCATCAGTAGCTATCAATAAATCTTCTGGGATATTATATGATTCACGAATAATCTTTTCCCTCTTAATTGGTTGTGGATCTATTTCATCCAAAGTGACGGAGATGAtcccattttttttcctaaTGTTAGTTGAActcattaatgaatattgCCATGGatttgatgaagaggaCATAAACAGCTTTCTTTGATCGGTTTGtactttcaatttcaaatttattggaaATAGTACGCTCAATTGTTTATTGGCTAATGAATAATCTCTGTGCCAGTTATATCTCCCTTTTGAACgataaataaatttgttCCATTTGAGAATTTTACCCTTTTTGAAAGTAGGGAAGTAAGTTTTTAATAAGAATTTTTCCTCATTAGctattttttctctttcacGTTTTATTGAGTCCTCTTTCGATATCATATTACTCATATGTGTATGTTGTTTGAGTTGCTGACCGAGCATTAACATTGGTAATCCATTcggttgttgttgctgttgcaATGGCGGTGGCTGTTGTTGCATTTGTTGTGAGGATTGAGTATTATTCAAGGAAAATGTGTCATCGAATGATGGATTATGGTCCATGAATATCGtagtattgttattattgttgacattattattagaggTTATGATACTTGAATTAGGAATCGTATTATCTACACCCAAATTGAATAatgcattattatcatccaTGTATTGgaaatcattatcatcttctggACCCATAGGATTATTAGTATCATTTAGATTTGTCGGCAGGGcatttaagaaattatgATCTAATATGAGGTTATCATCGTTCAAATCTCTCGTAAAGGGATCATTGGAAGGTATTGCATTAGGGCTAGTTGTAGGTAAAGAAAGTGGAATGGAACCCTTTTTCTGTTCTTCCTCTTGCTCCTCCCCTtcatcctcttcttcttcttcttcacttgtagtttcttcttcacttCCACTTGAGGAATCTTCACCTTCACCTTCACCTTCACCtccttcttcctcttcctcttcagctaattcttcttcatcttcgaAGTCCATGGCATCTGGTAAATGTTCAGTGGCTCCATCTCCATTTTCCTCTTTCGCTATAAGACTACCAATCTCTAGGGATCCGAAATCACCACCAAAGATAGCGTTATATGCGTCCTCTTCATTAGTTAAATCGGAAGTCTTGCTCTCTTTACTCTTGTTTTTAGTACTCTTCTTATTGCCATTTGGCGGTGTTGATGTTGACATATCCACACTAGTCTTTCACTGGAAATGCATgcacacacacacacacacaaaAATGGTTAGATAAATACAAGCGTCTATCTATCTATTCACTTTCTTCTATCAGTGATCTCTTATCCTTNNNNNNNNNNNNNNNNNNNNTGTCAAATGTTCAttttaacaaaaaataCGTTGCCCgggtaataataaacagCCCTCTTCAAAGAAGTTGGAAAGTTCATCATACTATTAGGAACTATATTACATTATATTGGTCCATATCGCAAGTGGAACGAGAAGTAGACACTGTTAATTCTGGTTATCCATCAAGGGTCCATCGAGAGAGAGAGGAAGTTGctgtcat from Naumovozyma dairenensis CBS 421 chromosome 3, complete genome includes these protein-coding regions:
- the PRC1 gene encoding carboxypeptidase C PRC1 (similar to Saccharomyces cerevisiae PRC1 (YMR297W); ancestral locus Anc_5.27), producing MKLNITPQAALVSGLTLSSTLVNGLSFQHPFAFDQDLLNIAIKTLGFDRNEILGSLSQDIKSAWEDLPRLFPKQVAELQYFTKPKFPQKINKKSHWDFVVQNDQITDYQLRINKIKDPKLLGVDPDVKQYTGYLDVKEDDKHFFFWFFESRNAPKNDPIILWLNGGPGCSSMTGLFFELGPSSIGNKIKPIYNNHSWNSNASVIFLDQPVNVGFSYSGGSGVSNTVAAGKDVYSFLQLFFEQFPEYASGQDFHIAGESYAGHYIPVFASEILSHDVEERNFNLTSVMIGNGLTDPLTQYKFYEPMACGKGGEPAVLSPQECDAMTDSLDRCLSLIDSCYKSESVWSCVPASIYCNNAQLAPYQRTGRNVYDIRKDCEGGNLCYPGLQNIDDYLNLDYVQEAIGAEVDHFESCNFDINRNFLFNGDWMKPYHKAVTGILNQGLPVLVYAGDKDFICNWLGNRAWTDVLPWKDSEEFAKQPVRNWTASITDEVAGEVKNFGNLTYLRVFNGGHMVPYDVPRNALSMLTEWVSGNFTL
- the LIP1 gene encoding sphingosine N-acyltransferase subunit LIP1 (similar to Saccharomyces cerevisiae LIP1 (YMR298W); ancestral locus Anc_5.26), whose translation is MVDPKLEKVLEERKPRFWTLFQCVVGALTLMAAVEYFKYSTRIHYEWFHCTPVIETVGGPSSSVIKLYSRGGPSCDKRGEFKTIVKRITRDYEPAEGAISFCINENVNVPAVHYPIDENKGAPGYVAFVGYDSDGKDLIEQMCEGSTILHM
- the TAF1 gene encoding histone acetyltransferase (similar to Saccharomyces cerevisiae TAF1 (YGR274C); ancestral locus Anc_5.25), coding for MSTSTPPNGNKKSTKNKSKESKTSDLTNEEDAYNAIFGGDFGSLEIGSLIAKEENGDGATEHLPDAMDFEDEEELAEEEEEEGGEGEGEGEDSSSGSEEETTSEEEEEEDEGEEQEEEQKKGSIPLSLPTTSPNAIPSNDPFTRDLNDDNLILDHNFLNALPTNLNDTNNPMGPEDDNDFQYMDDNNALFNLGVDNTIPNSSIITSNNNVNNNNNTTIFMDHNPSFDDTFSLNNTQSSQQMQQQPPPLQQQQQPNGLPMLMLGQQLKQHTHMSNMISKEDSIKREREKIANEEKFLLKTYFPTFKKGKILKWNKFIYRSKGRYNWHRDYSLANKQLSVLFPINLKLKVQTDQRKLFMSSSSNPWQYSLMSSTNIRKKNGIISVTLDEIDPQPIKREKIIRESYNIPEDLLIATDDWDQEKIINGDDANGKGALLSEESTGIPSSLKNILEQNDEDWNWNEENLINVNLKQAKTAELNMNDENLLLIRNESRTSMINDTKLLPPLNERSILTKIYISNDNEYDILKRTHQPKVRSTISNLNIEHSLPALKLQSPYYKVSIPKSQVRYFHRPHFGNNIRPGTNIVFSKLKIRKRKRDKGKDIKESFASTQDLTIGDTAPIYLMEYSEQTPLALSKFGMANKLINYYRKTSDQDTLRPKLPVGETHVLGVQDKSPFWNFGFVEPGHIVPTLYNNMIRAPVFKHDVSGTDFLLVRSSGHGVSNRFYIRGINHLFAVGQTFPVEEIPGPNSRKVTSMKTTRLRMIVYRLLNKAQGRSISIDPVNKHFPDQDYGQNRQKVKEFMKYQRDGPDKGLWKLKEGETLLDNEHTRKLITPEQVSEVETTSQGIQFQEDNEWFNFDDKLKRLEENLLPWNATKNFINATQMRAMIQIHGAGDPTGVGEGFSFLKTSMKGGFIRSGSHMDGKRSGGHTYNVAEQQKAYEGEISKTWYTHAKSLSVTNPFEEIDDPDIVNPTNKHVKTHRDDNKVLKIVRKRRDANGIIQRQTIIVRDPRVIQGYLKGKEKKKAENLDVNKLLEQETTNIGNMEDIEMQKKLLQNELANLEKSQQRRTARQNSKKKTLQDGKVTKNKNTTRRCATCGQVGHIKTNKACPMYNSGVNDDASTPSAT